A window of Roseovarius sp. THAF27 contains these coding sequences:
- the cbiE gene encoding precorrin-6y C5,15-methyltransferase (decarboxylating) subunit CbiE, translated as MSEAPWLTIIGLGEDGPDGLCAASRSALNAAEIVMGPERHLSLIETPARTIPWPVPFAKGVEDLLSLRGAPCVVLASGDPFWFGAGTTITAHLDPSEWRALPGRSTFSLAANRLGWPLDRTICTGLHAAPLTRLRPHLAPGVRLIVLLRDGDAVPELATYLRDTGFGTSEVTVMEALGGPRERITHATADALSGDFAHPVCAAVEVAGNGPILPRTSGLPDSLFETDGVMTKRHIRALTLSTLAPRPGEHLWDIGGGSGSIGIEWLLCDPSLTASVIEPRADRIALINANASALGVDRLNVVEGTAPAALNDLPKPDTIFIGGGLSAPLLDFVEAMDDVRIVANAVTLESEALLADAHARRGGELHRFEVAQAQPMGRKRGWAQAYPITQWSFP; from the coding sequence ATGTCTGAGGCTCCGTGGCTGACGATCATCGGTCTGGGCGAAGATGGCCCGGACGGCCTGTGCGCCGCAAGCCGATCCGCGCTGAACGCGGCGGAAATCGTCATGGGGCCCGAGCGGCACCTGTCACTGATCGAGACGCCCGCCCGCACGATCCCCTGGCCCGTGCCGTTCGCCAAAGGGGTCGAAGACCTGCTGTCCCTGCGCGGCGCGCCCTGTGTCGTCCTGGCGTCCGGCGACCCGTTCTGGTTCGGCGCGGGCACGACGATCACCGCACATCTGGACCCGTCCGAATGGCGCGCCCTGCCAGGACGGTCGACGTTTTCGCTCGCCGCGAACCGCCTCGGCTGGCCGCTCGACCGCACGATCTGCACCGGCCTGCACGCTGCCCCGCTGACCCGCCTGCGCCCGCACCTGGCCCCGGGCGTGCGCCTGATCGTTCTGCTGCGCGATGGCGATGCGGTGCCAGAGCTTGCGACCTACCTGCGCGACACCGGGTTCGGCACCTCAGAGGTAACAGTGATGGAGGCGCTTGGCGGCCCACGCGAACGGATCACGCACGCCACCGCCGACGCCCTGTCCGGCGATTTCGCCCACCCGGTCTGCGCCGCGGTCGAGGTGGCGGGCAACGGCCCCATCCTGCCCCGCACCAGCGGCCTGCCGGACAGTCTGTTTGAAACCGACGGCGTCATGACCAAGCGCCACATCCGGGCGCTGACCCTCTCGACGCTGGCCCCCCGACCGGGCGAACATCTGTGGGACATCGGCGGCGGCTCTGGCAGTATCGGGATCGAATGGCTGCTGTGTGACCCGTCCCTCACGGCCAGCGTCATCGAGCCCCGCGCTGACCGTATCGCGCTGATCAACGCCAATGCCAGCGCGCTCGGCGTCGACCGCCTGAATGTGGTCGAGGGCACTGCCCCCGCCGCGCTGAACGACCTGCCAAAACCCGATACCATCTTCATCGGCGGCGGTCTGTCGGCACCGCTTCTGGATTTTGTCGAGGCCATGGACGACGTGCGCATAGTCGCCAACGCGGTCACCCTGGAATCAGAGGCGCTTCTGGCCGATGCCCACGCCCGCCGTGGCGGCGAGCTGCACCGTTTCGAGGTCGCTCAAGCACAACCCATGGGACGCAAACGCGGCTGGGCGCAGGCCTACCCGATCACGCAATGGAGCTTTCCATGA
- a CDS encoding cobalamin biosynthesis protein, translating to MIVAGMGFTTRATRASFRDALARTGGTPDALATAQDKADQLAPFARELGLPLHAIPPEDLTRQATQSTSAASLRARGTGSVAEAAALAAAGPGATLLAARSISTDRMAACALAQGKTP from the coding sequence ATGATTGTCGCCGGGATGGGATTCACCACCCGCGCCACGCGCGCGTCGTTCCGCGATGCGCTGGCCCGGACCGGCGGCACGCCCGATGCGCTGGCCACCGCACAGGACAAGGCCGATCAACTGGCGCCCTTCGCCCGCGAACTTGGCCTGCCCCTGCACGCAATACCGCCCGAAGACCTGACGCGGCAAGCCACACAGAGCACCTCCGCGGCGTCCCTGCGCGCACGCGGCACCGGCTCGGTAGCCGAAGCCGCAGCGCTTGCCGCCGCTGGCCCCGGCGCGACGCTGCTGGCCGCCCGCTCGATTTCAACCGACCGCATGGCCGCCTGTGCCCTGGCCCAAGGAAAGACCCCATGA
- the cobM gene encoding precorrin-4 C(11)-methyltransferase, whose amino-acid sequence MTVHFIGAGPGAPDLLTLRGRDIIASCPVCLYAGSLVPEAVLSHCPDGARIINTAPLDLDQIIAEIQTAHRAGHDVARLHSGDLSVWSAMGEQMRRLRALDIPVSVTPGVPAFSAAAAALGTELTLPGIAQSVVLTRTPGRASSMPAGETLSNFAATGATLAIHLSIQNLDTVTADLTPAYGADCPVAVVYRASWPDQQIIRGTLDDIASRLGGNITRTALILVGPALSGEGFDESCLYSVDYDRRYRPQSADSPWSDWTPESEGTS is encoded by the coding sequence ATGACCGTTCACTTCATCGGCGCCGGCCCCGGCGCGCCCGATCTTCTGACCCTGCGCGGCCGCGATATCATCGCGTCCTGCCCGGTCTGTCTTTACGCCGGCTCTCTCGTACCCGAGGCGGTGCTGTCGCATTGCCCCGACGGCGCGCGTATCATCAATACCGCACCGCTCGATCTCGACCAGATCATCGCGGAAATCCAGACCGCCCATCGGGCCGGCCACGATGTGGCCCGCCTGCATTCCGGCGATCTTTCGGTCTGGTCGGCCATGGGCGAACAGATGCGCCGGCTTCGGGCCCTCGACATCCCGGTTTCGGTCACGCCCGGCGTGCCGGCCTTCTCCGCCGCCGCCGCGGCATTGGGCACGGAACTGACCTTGCCCGGAATCGCGCAATCCGTCGTGCTGACCCGAACGCCCGGTCGCGCCTCCTCGATGCCCGCGGGCGAGACGCTGTCCAACTTCGCAGCCACCGGCGCGACCCTCGCCATTCACCTGTCGATCCAGAACCTCGACACCGTTACCGCCGACCTCACACCGGCCTACGGCGCCGACTGTCCGGTCGCCGTGGTCTACCGCGCCTCCTGGCCGGATCAGCAGATCATCCGCGGCACGCTCGACGATATCGCCTCCCGCCTTGGCGGGAACATAACGCGCACCGCACTGATCCTGGTCGGCCCCGCGCTGTCAGGCGAAGGGTTCGACGAATCCTGCCTCTATTCCGTGGATTACGACCGCCGCTACCGGCCCCAAAGCGCCGACAGCCCATGGTCTGACTGGACCCCGGAAAGCGAAGGCACGTCGTGA
- the cobN gene encoding cobaltochelatase subunit CobN translates to MHVVFRESHGLEETDTPTDLGQSPADLVVLSFSDSDLGAFAEGWHRRRDGLPGLRLANLTALRHPLSVDTYVEQTLTGAKGILIRLIGGVPYWEYGLQQVLALAQEKGIALAVLPADGRPDPRLDAYSTLPVSTLRRLAELCDNGGSIAAQAALQQLALAAGLYAAPVRGAKVLPMVGAWTPEHGACCPLADLPVAQTRILIVFYRSYVVAADLAPIEALMRAFQARGHHVRALFTPSLKAPEAAGWLRRQVQGYKPHSIVNATAFSGKGDNGTSPLDAGNVPVFQAALATSTRDAWDGSERGLSPADLAMHVVLPEVDGRLTGGTVSFKEPGTRDPDLEFSRYAHRAEPDLTAALVSRVQGWLDLAAKPAVSRHPAIVLSTYPGKDWQMGHAVGLDAPASARAILSDLRKAGYTLGATPDALEDRLLARDMRLSLADYKTLLARLPSPLREDLYLAWGRPEDDADVVNGEFRFAALRLGNAIVALQPERGTPKARDDDYHDLSRVPRHAYVAFYLWLQTQADALIHIGAHGTLEWLPGKAVALSPACWPEALTGALPVIYPFIVNDPGEAAQAKRRIGAVTLGHVPPPMQASAAPDRLSTLESLLDEFSTADGLDPRRRDRLQSDIRAEAQALGVENDLGLDRATSTAEAITRIDRFVCDIKESMFGDGLHIWGRPDTDAEPMQNSALAERQSLLDALDGRRIAAGPSGSPYRGRDDVLPTGRNLFTTDPRSVPTRAAYAQGVKLAEELIRRHLQEEGDWPRGLIVDLWGSATMRTAGEEFAMALHLLGVRPVWDKGSERVSGLEVLPIAELDRPRIDVTLRVSGLFRDVFPTLSGLFSQAVRALEQRDEAPDWNPYAGHASGARVYGPAPGSFGLGMGAAPETYTAEARTQAGEAWLSASAWALDGDHATRDDAGIRARVENADSFVHLQDLPETDLLLAADYATHEAGFAAAQSVTGGRAALYHLDNTDPKRPRARTLPEEIARVVHARATNPGWIAGMKRHGFRGAAEIAATLDHMAAFAHLAQVVGPHLFDAYHDATLGDPETDAFLREANPEAYAAMQDRFRALLDAGLWQTRRNAILAGLEDSA, encoded by the coding sequence ATGCACGTCGTCTTCCGCGAAAGCCACGGTCTGGAGGAAACTGACACCCCCACCGACCTGGGCCAAAGCCCGGCGGACCTGGTGGTGCTGTCGTTTTCCGACAGCGACCTTGGCGCCTTCGCGGAAGGCTGGCATCGGCGGCGCGACGGCTTGCCGGGCCTGCGCCTCGCCAACCTCACCGCCCTGCGGCACCCGCTGTCGGTCGACACCTATGTCGAACAGACGCTGACCGGCGCCAAGGGCATCCTGATCCGGCTCATCGGCGGGGTGCCCTATTGGGAATACGGGCTTCAGCAGGTCCTGGCCCTGGCGCAAGAGAAAGGCATCGCGCTCGCCGTGCTGCCCGCCGACGGCCGGCCCGACCCGCGGCTCGACGCCTATTCCACCCTGCCCGTCTCGACCCTGCGGCGCCTCGCGGAGCTTTGCGACAATGGCGGCAGCATCGCGGCACAGGCCGCCCTGCAACAGCTGGCACTGGCCGCAGGCCTCTACGCCGCGCCGGTGCGCGGGGCCAAGGTGCTGCCCATGGTGGGCGCCTGGACGCCCGAGCACGGTGCCTGCTGCCCGCTCGCAGACCTTCCCGTCGCGCAGACGCGCATCCTGATCGTCTTCTACCGCTCCTACGTGGTGGCCGCCGACCTCGCCCCGATCGAGGCGCTGATGCGGGCCTTCCAGGCGCGTGGCCATCATGTTCGCGCCCTCTTCACGCCCTCGCTCAAGGCCCCCGAGGCGGCGGGCTGGCTGCGCCGGCAAGTGCAGGGCTACAAGCCCCACTCCATCGTCAACGCCACCGCCTTTTCCGGCAAGGGCGACAACGGCACCTCGCCACTCGACGCAGGCAACGTGCCGGTGTTCCAGGCCGCGCTGGCCACCTCCACCCGCGACGCATGGGACGGCTCCGAGCGCGGCCTTTCGCCTGCCGACCTTGCGATGCATGTCGTCCTGCCCGAGGTCGACGGGCGGCTGACCGGCGGCACGGTGTCGTTCAAGGAACCCGGCACGCGCGATCCCGATCTGGAGTTTTCCCGCTATGCGCACCGGGCCGAGCCGGATCTGACCGCGGCGCTGGTTTCTCGCGTGCAAGGCTGGCTCGACCTCGCCGCCAAACCCGCCGTGTCGCGTCACCCTGCGATTGTGCTGTCCACATATCCCGGCAAGGACTGGCAGATGGGGCACGCCGTCGGCCTCGACGCCCCCGCCTCGGCCCGCGCCATCCTGTCGGACCTACGCAAGGCGGGCTACACGCTGGGCGCGACACCGGACGCGCTGGAGGACCGCCTGCTGGCGCGCGACATGCGCCTGTCGCTTGCGGACTACAAGACGCTGCTGGCGCGCCTGCCTTCCCCTCTGCGCGAGGATCTCTACCTGGCCTGGGGACGTCCCGAGGACGACGCTGATGTCGTGAACGGGGAGTTCCGTTTCGCGGCCCTGCGTCTCGGCAACGCCATCGTCGCGCTGCAACCCGAACGCGGCACGCCAAAGGCCCGAGATGACGATTACCACGACCTGTCCCGCGTGCCCCGCCATGCCTATGTTGCCTTCTACCTCTGGCTGCAAACCCAGGCCGACGCGCTCATCCATATCGGCGCGCATGGCACTCTGGAATGGCTGCCGGGCAAGGCCGTCGCCCTGTCGCCCGCCTGCTGGCCCGAGGCGCTGACCGGCGCCTTGCCCGTCATCTACCCTTTCATCGTCAACGACCCCGGCGAGGCCGCACAGGCCAAGCGCCGCATCGGCGCCGTGACCCTGGGCCACGTGCCTCCGCCGATGCAAGCCAGCGCAGCGCCCGACCGCCTGTCGACGCTGGAATCGCTGCTCGACGAGTTCTCCACCGCCGACGGGCTCGACCCCCGCCGCCGCGACCGCCTGCAGTCCGATATCCGAGCCGAGGCGCAGGCCCTCGGTGTCGAAAACGACCTGGGTCTCGACCGCGCCACATCGACCGCCGAGGCGATCACCCGCATCGACCGTTTTGTCTGCGACATCAAGGAAAGCATGTTCGGTGACGGGCTGCACATCTGGGGCCGACCGGATACCGACGCGGAACCGATGCAAAACAGCGCCCTGGCCGAGCGGCAATCTCTGCTCGACGCGCTCGACGGGCGGCGCATCGCGGCGGGCCCCTCCGGCTCGCCCTATCGCGGCCGCGACGACGTCCTGCCCACCGGGCGCAACCTCTTCACCACCGATCCCCGCTCTGTTCCCACGCGGGCGGCATACGCCCAGGGCGTCAAGCTGGCCGAGGAACTGATCCGGCGTCATCTTCAGGAAGAAGGCGACTGGCCCCGTGGCCTGATCGTCGATCTCTGGGGGTCTGCCACCATGCGAACGGCGGGCGAGGAATTCGCCATGGCCCTGCATTTGTTGGGCGTCAGGCCAGTCTGGGACAAGGGCTCGGAACGTGTTTCGGGTCTGGAGGTTCTGCCCATCGCCGAACTCGACCGCCCCCGCATTGACGTCACCCTGCGCGTCTCGGGCCTCTTCCGCGACGTTTTTCCGACGCTCTCGGGCCTCTTCTCTCAAGCCGTGCGCGCCCTCGAACAACGCGACGAAGCCCCCGACTGGAACCCCTATGCCGGTCACGCCTCCGGCGCGCGCGTCTACGGTCCCGCCCCCGGCAGCTTCGGCCTCGGCATGGGTGCAGCACCGGAAACCTACACCGCAGAGGCCCGCACCCAGGCGGGCGAGGCCTGGCTTTCCGCCTCCGCCTGGGCGCTTGATGGCGACCACGCCACCCGCGACGACGCCGGCATCCGCGCCCGGGTCGAAAACGCCGACAGCTTCGTGCACCTTCAGGATCTGCCCGAGACGGACCTTCTGCTCGCTGCCGACTATGCCACGCACGAGGCCGGGTTCGCCGCCGCGCAATCTGTGACCGGCGGTCGGGCCGCGCTCTATCATCTCGACAACACCGATCCCAAGCGTCCCCGCGCCCGCACCCTGCCCGAGGAGATCGCCCGCGTCGTCCATGCCCGCGCCACCAATCCCGGCTGGATCGCAGGCATGAAACGCCACGGCTTCAGGGGCGCCGCCGAAATCGCCGCCACTCTCGACCACATGGCCGCCTTCGCCCATCTCGCGCAGGTCGTCGGCCCGCATCTGTTCGATGCCTATCATGACGCCACGTTGGGCGACCCCGAAACCGACGCCTTTTTGCGCGAGGCCAACCCCGAAGCATATGCCGCCATGCAGGATCGGTTCCGCGCCTTGCTCGATGCCGGCCTCTGGCAAACCCGCCGCAACGCCATCCTGGCCGGGCTTGAGGACAGCGCATGA
- a CDS encoding cobalamin biosynthesis protein CobG, with amino-acid sequence MNSATHPIVKGWCPGAHRPMMSGDGLVVRVRPFRAELTSAQTLALCDLSQSYGNGVIDLTSRANLQLRGVAEADHPALLTALDALGLIDADPAIEGHRNILVPARRDASGLTDRLYDQILATLPQLPDLPEKMGFAIDTGPDACLGDGSADFRFELDASGALLLRADSAAKARPVTEASATSALLDLAQWFTETGGHAAGRMARHLATHALPQDWTVAEPRTPPAPSIPGPAPEGFILGAPFGKLAATDLQTLLETTGASHIRLMLNRLFLLLGGTPGDTPFVTEPGNPLMCAHACPGAPFCPQASVSTMDIARDLAPRVSGTLHVSGCAKGCALPRAADTTLTGRDGRFDLVRNGAPWDTPCARGLSPKDLNETL; translated from the coding sequence ATGAACAGCGCGACACACCCAATCGTCAAGGGCTGGTGCCCCGGCGCGCATCGCCCGATGATGTCGGGCGACGGGCTGGTCGTGCGCGTGCGCCCCTTTCGGGCCGAACTGACCAGCGCCCAGACCCTGGCCTTGTGCGACCTGTCGCAGAGCTACGGCAACGGCGTGATCGACCTGACCTCGCGCGCCAACCTGCAATTGCGCGGCGTGGCTGAGGCCGACCATCCCGCCCTGCTCACCGCGCTCGACGCGCTCGGGCTGATAGATGCAGACCCTGCCATCGAGGGTCATCGCAACATCCTCGTCCCCGCCCGGCGCGATGCGAGCGGGCTGACCGACCGGCTCTATGACCAAATCCTCGCCACCCTTCCGCAGCTTCCCGACCTACCCGAGAAGATGGGCTTCGCCATCGACACCGGCCCCGACGCCTGCCTTGGCGACGGCTCGGCCGATTTCCGGTTCGAACTGGACGCCTCCGGCGCTTTGCTCCTGCGCGCCGACAGCGCCGCCAAGGCCCGCCCCGTGACAGAGGCCTCGGCCACATCCGCCCTTCTGGACCTCGCCCAATGGTTCACCGAGACCGGCGGTCACGCGGCGGGCCGCATGGCGCGGCATCTGGCCACGCACGCCCTTCCCCAGGATTGGACTGTCGCAGAACCGCGAACGCCGCCCGCCCCAAGCATTCCCGGCCCCGCGCCCGAAGGTTTCATCCTCGGCGCGCCGTTCGGCAAACTGGCTGCCACCGATCTACAGACCCTGTTGGAAACCACCGGCGCATCGCACATCCGCCTGATGCTGAACCGCCTTTTTCTGCTGTTGGGCGGCACGCCCGGTGACACGCCCTTCGTCACCGAACCCGGCAATCCGCTCATGTGCGCCCATGCCTGCCCCGGAGCGCCCTTCTGCCCTCAAGCAAGCGTTTCCACGATGGATATCGCCCGCGATCTCGCCCCCCGCGTTTCCGGCACCTTGCATGTCTCCGGCTGCGCCAAGGGCTGTGCCCTTCCCCGCGCCGCAGACACCACCCTGACCGGACGCGACGGTCGTTTCGACCTTGTCCGCAACGGAGCCCCGTGGGACACACCCTGCGCACGGGGCCTGAGCCCCAAAGACCTGAACGAGACCCTTTGA
- a CDS encoding precorrin-2 C(20)-methyltransferase, with the protein MSTPGTIWGVGLGPGDPELLSVKADRLLRSARNVAFFRKAGRQGQARRIVEGMLRADVTEIAMEYPVTTEIPLTDPRYNEILSAFYQTCTDRLCALSQAGEDVVIVCEGDPFFYGSFMHLHSRLRDDCPVQVVPAITGMSAAWTATDAPITWGDDILSTLMGTLPEDALVENMTRADALVVMKIGRNIEKIRRALRRAGRYDAAWLVEYASMPNQTVQRLSEAEDKITPYFSIIIVHGQGRRP; encoded by the coding sequence ATGAGCACGCCGGGCACGATCTGGGGTGTGGGCCTCGGCCCCGGCGACCCCGAGCTTCTGTCGGTCAAAGCCGACCGCCTGCTGCGCAGTGCGCGGAACGTCGCGTTTTTCCGCAAGGCGGGGCGGCAAGGCCAGGCCCGGCGCATCGTCGAGGGAATGCTGCGCGCCGACGTCACCGAGATCGCGATGGAATACCCCGTCACCACAGAAATTCCGCTGACCGATCCGCGCTACAACGAAATTCTGTCCGCATTCTACCAGACTTGCACCGACCGTTTGTGTGCCTTGTCCCAGGCCGGCGAGGACGTGGTGATCGTCTGCGAAGGCGATCCGTTCTTCTACGGCTCTTTCATGCACCTGCATTCACGCCTGCGCGACGACTGCCCGGTGCAGGTCGTGCCCGCCATCACCGGCATGTCCGCCGCATGGACGGCCACCGACGCGCCGATCACATGGGGCGACGACATCCTTTCGACCCTCATGGGCACCCTGCCCGAGGACGCGCTCGTCGAAAACATGACGCGGGCCGACGCGCTGGTGGTCATGAAGATCGGCCGCAACATCGAAAAGATCCGCCGCGCCCTGCGCCGCGCGGGCCGGTACGATGCAGCCTGGCTCGTGGAATACGCCTCGATGCCCAACCAGACAGTACAGCGCCTGTCCGAGGCCGAGGACAAGATCACGCCCTATTTCTCGATCATCATCGTGCACGGGCAGGGTCGGCGCCCATGA
- the cobJ gene encoding precorrin-3B C(17)-methyltransferase, with product MTGSVFIAGLGPGADDLVTPEVTAALAQATDVVGYIPYVARVAERPGLTLHPSDNRVELDRARHALDMAGAGKRVVVVSSGDPGVFAMASAVFEAVEAGPADWRELDIRVLPGITAMLAAAARAGAPLGHDFCAINLSDNLKPWALIEKRLRLAAEADFAMAFYNPRSKSRPEGFARTLDILNDACGDDRPVIFARAVSTPEESLRVVSLSQCTPDMADMRTVVLVGNSTTRLIERRGAPIVYTPRAVAP from the coding sequence ATGACGGGAAGCGTTTTCATAGCAGGCCTCGGCCCCGGCGCGGACGACCTGGTGACGCCCGAAGTCACCGCAGCACTTGCCCAGGCCACGGATGTGGTCGGCTACATTCCCTACGTCGCCCGCGTGGCCGAACGCCCCGGGCTGACGCTGCACCCCTCCGACAACCGAGTCGAGCTGGACCGTGCCCGCCACGCGCTGGACATGGCCGGCGCAGGCAAGCGCGTGGTCGTGGTGTCTTCGGGCGATCCGGGCGTCTTCGCAATGGCCTCTGCCGTTTTCGAGGCGGTCGAGGCCGGCCCGGCCGACTGGCGCGAGCTCGACATACGCGTCCTGCCCGGCATCACCGCCATGCTGGCCGCCGCCGCGCGCGCCGGGGCACCCCTCGGCCACGATTTCTGCGCCATCAACCTCAGCGACAACCTCAAGCCCTGGGCCTTGATCGAAAAACGCCTGCGCCTCGCGGCAGAGGCGGATTTCGCCATGGCCTTCTACAATCCGCGGTCGAAATCCCGGCCAGAAGGCTTTGCCAGGACACTGGACATCCTGAACGACGCCTGCGGCGACGACCGCCCGGTGATATTCGCCCGCGCCGTCAGCACGCCCGAAGAGTCGTTGCGCGTCGTGTCCTTGTCACAGTGTACGCCCGACATGGCCGACATGCGCACGGTCGTTCTGGTCGGCAATTCCACCACCCGGCTCATCGAACGGCGCGGCGCGCCCATCGTCTATACGCCGCGCGCGGTGGCGCCATGA
- a CDS encoding precorrin-8X methylmutase, which translates to MPYEYEKDGAAIYRESFATIRAEAALSRFDPDEEPIAVRMIHAAGMVGLEEHVRFSPGFARTARAALEGGAPIFCDARMVSEGVTRSRLPAENEVICTLHADGIIERAREMGNTRSAAALELWRPKLAGALVAIGNAPTALFHLLNMLEDPACPRPAAIIGCPVGFVGARESKDALWADQPVPCCIVEGRLGGSAITVAAINAIASRAE; encoded by the coding sequence ATGCCATACGAATACGAAAAGGACGGCGCGGCGATCTACCGCGAAAGCTTCGCCACAATTCGGGCCGAAGCCGCGCTGTCGCGGTTCGACCCCGACGAAGAGCCCATTGCCGTCCGCATGATCCACGCCGCCGGCATGGTCGGGCTGGAAGAGCATGTGCGCTTTTCTCCCGGCTTTGCCCGCACCGCCCGTGCCGCGCTTGAGGGGGGCGCACCGATCTTCTGCGATGCGCGCATGGTCTCCGAAGGGGTCACGCGCAGCCGCCTGCCTGCCGAAAACGAGGTGATCTGCACCCTGCACGCCGATGGCATCATCGAACGTGCGCGCGAAATGGGCAACACGCGCTCCGCCGCCGCGCTGGAACTGTGGCGCCCGAAACTGGCCGGGGCGCTCGTGGCCATCGGCAACGCGCCCACCGCGCTTTTCCACCTGCTCAACATGCTCGAAGACCCGGCCTGCCCGCGCCCGGCGGCCATCATCGGCTGCCCCGTCGGCTTTGTCGGCGCGCGCGAATCGAAGGATGCGCTCTGGGCCGATCAGCCGGTGCCCTGCTGCATCGTCGAGGGACGCCTGGGCGGCAGCGCCATCACCGTGGCCGCCATCAACGCCATCGCGAGCCGCGCGGAATGA
- a CDS encoding cobalt-precorrin-6A reductase, whose protein sequence is MTPTVLLLGGTTEAMQMGQALAAQGVRATISLAGRVKTPAAQPLPVRIGGFGGVDGLVHHLTAQGVTHVIDATHPFAAQMSANAVAACDALDTPLLALTRAPWQAEAEDRWTHVPDIAGAVAALSGRSRRVFLALGRMILPAFAAQPQHDYLLRLVDAPDRVPLPKAQVVTDRGPFDLEGDLALMRAHGTELVVSKNAGGTGARAKIIAARQLGLPVIMIDRPAIPVRKEAHSVEEALDWLHGATARGV, encoded by the coding sequence ATGACACCGACCGTTCTGCTGCTGGGTGGCACGACCGAAGCCATGCAGATGGGGCAGGCGCTGGCCGCGCAGGGCGTGCGGGCCACGATCAGCCTTGCGGGACGGGTCAAGACCCCCGCAGCGCAGCCGCTTCCGGTGCGTATCGGGGGCTTTGGCGGGGTGGACGGGCTGGTTCACCACCTCACGGCGCAGGGCGTGACCCATGTGATTGACGCGACTCATCCCTTTGCCGCGCAGATGAGTGCAAATGCGGTGGCTGCCTGTGACGCGTTGGACACGCCCTTGCTGGCACTGACCCGAGCGCCGTGGCAGGCCGAGGCGGAGGATCGTTGGACCCATGTGCCGGATATTGCCGGCGCGGTGGCTGCGCTGTCGGGTCGGTCCAGGCGCGTTTTTTTGGCGTTGGGCCGCATGATCCTGCCCGCCTTTGCCGCGCAGCCGCAGCACGACTACCTGTTGCGGCTGGTCGATGCGCCGGATCGGGTGCCGCTGCCCAAGGCGCAGGTCGTCACTGACCGCGGTCCGTTCGACCTGGAAGGCGATCTGGCACTGATGCGGGCGCATGGGACGGAACTGGTCGTGTCCAAGAACGCGGGCGGCACGGGGGCGCGGGCCAAGATCATCGCGGCGCGGCAGCTTGGCCTGCCGGTGATCATGATCGACCGGCCCGCCATTCCGGTCCGCAAGGAGGCGCATAGCGTGGAAGAGGCGCTGGACTGGCTTCATGGCGCCACCGCGCGCGGCGTATAG